The Lucilia cuprina isolate Lc7/37 chromosome 5, ASM2204524v1, whole genome shotgun sequence genome includes a window with the following:
- the LOC111681116 gene encoding rho GTPase-activating protein gacZ-like yields the protein MNLYNHLYYNTNAEIKYNKEELTLNEEDDDNYAEIDVLATNDYYYITNLNQYYEQQQQQPPCKATNSSSPYKLNKSQPSQHHHQSCNRVVNKTPLYDTSSSSSSSWSDFTNKHNKYNLNNNNNSNIKYQSTNRITTTFSNIKCHHQYQPQHHHLKQHHYNNHHHVPHQSILAKPSTAINSFKGLSVAASSTSSTSVLRNTQKRCRRKLFAFNFMLKNFITYRFKYDIL from the coding sequence ATGAATTTGTACAACCATTTGTATTACAATACCAAtgctgaaataaaatataacaaagagGAACTCACCCTTAATGAGGAAGATGATGATAATTATGCTGAAATTGATGTGTTGGCCActaatgattattattatataacaaatttaaatcaatattatgagcagcaacagcagcaaccgCCCTGTAAAGCAACAAACTCATCTTCTccctataaattaaataaatcacaGCCATcgcaacatcatcatcaatcTTGCAATCGTGTAGTTAATAAAACTCCTCTATATGATACATCTTCATCGTCGTCCTCTTCATGGTCTGATTTTAccaataaacataataaatataatttaaataacaataacaacagcaatattaaatatcaatcaACAAATCGTATTACTACAACATTTAGCAATATAAAATGTCATCATCAGTATCAGCCTCAACATCATCATTTAAAACAACATCATTACAATAATCATCATCATGTGCCACATCAATCAATATTGGCAAAACCTTCAACAgcaattaattcatttaaaggCCTGTCAGTGGCTGCCTCTTCTACTTCTTCTACGAGTGTTTTACGCAATACCCAGAAACGTTGTCGCCGTAAgttatttgcttttaattttatgttgaaaaattttataacatatcGCTTTAAATACGATATACTTTAA